The genomic segment CGCTCCGGCGTGTCGATCGGGATCGCCGCCATCCCGAGGAGCCGTCCCGGCGCGTACGACGCATAGTCGGACAGCCACCGGTTGTACCCGCGCACGCTGTTGAGCCGCAGTGCCGCGTCGGACGACATCAGGGGACCGCCCACGTAGAGCACCTCGGCGTCGACGCCGTCGGTGTCCATGTCCTCGATGCGCGCCGCCGGATCCCACGCTCCCGACCGCTGCTCGTCGAGCTTGCGCACGTTGAGCGAGAACTCCTCGGGCTTCTTCCCGGCGAGATTGTCGAGGGTCATGATCGGCGTCCGTCGTCCTTCGAAGACACGGACGTCACCGTCGTCGGTGTGCTCGACGCGCGGGGCGCGGTCGCGAAACTCGGGGTCGAGGTACTCCTGCCACGCCACGTCGGGCATGGTGACGTGCGAGTCCGACGAGATCAATCTGTACTCCGTCACTGCAATCCTCCGTGTCGAGGCGTCAGGTCACGACGCCGTTGCCCTTCAGCTTCACGATGTCATCCCAGTCGAACCCGAGCTCGAGGAGCAGCAACTCGGTGTGCTCACCCTGCTCGGGCCCGCGGCGCAGCGACGCGGGTTGCTCGTCGAACTGGACCGCGCCGGCGGGTACGCGGAAGTTGCCGCCGTCGTGCTCCACCTCGACGAGGTAGCCGTTGGCCACCACCTGAGGATCCTCGATGACCTCGGGCACCTGTGCGTACGGCGCCCACGGGAACCGGGCGCCCGAGAACGCCTCCCGCCACTCGGCGAGCGTGCGCGACTTGAACAGGGGCTCGAGGATGTCGACCATCTCCGCCGGGTGTTCGAGGATGGCGGCGCCAGTGGTGAAGCGCGGATCTTCGAGCAGGTCCGTCCGGTCGATGGCGCGCGCGAGGTCCGCCCAGTGACGGTCGGGCTGGAGGAGCAGCAGGCTGAGGAATCGGCCGTCCTTCGTCTCGTAGGTGTTGCTCAGCGGATTGGGCGACATGCGCGCGGCCTGGCCGGCCACCGGAGCGGCGGCGAAGTTTCCCTGCAGCGCCGAGAGCACGTCCGACGCGAGCGTCCAGACTGCGGTGGCGAGCAACGACACGTCCACGACCGACGGCTCACCGGACCGCTCGCGTCGGTACAGCGCGCCGGCGATTCCGAACGCGAGCTGCACCGCGCCGTTCCGGTCGCCGAAGCCGCCACGCTGATTGATCGGTCGTTCGACCGAGGGCGGTGTCAGCGTCGCGCCGAGCCCGCCCCGGGCCCAGTAGGCAGTGGCGTCGTAGGCGGGCTGGTCGGCGTCCGGCCCGCGCACGCCGTGGCCGTGCCCGCGGGCGTAGATGATCTTGGGGTTGACCGCCCGGAGGTCGTCGACGCCCAGGCGCAGCTTCGCGAGCGTCGACGGCAGGAAGTTCGTGGTGAACACGTCCGCCGTCTCGACCAGGCGCAACAACAGATCGCGGCCCTCGGCGGAAGCGACGTCGAGGCCGATGCTGCGCTTGCCGCGGTTGTGCATCTCCATCGACTGGTTCACTCCGCTCGCCGAGAGCCGGAGGATGCCCTGGCTCACGAGGCCGCGGTAGCCGTCACCGGTGACCGGATGCTCGATCTTGATGACGTCGGCACCCCAGTCGGCGAGCAGCGCGCCGCACGCGGGCACGAACACGAATTGGGCGAGCTCGACGACACGGACGCCCTCGAAGACGGGCACGGACGGCCCGGCGACGGTCACGGGTTGCCGACCGCCAAGTGCTTCACCTGCTGGAACGACCGGATCCCTTCCACGCCGCGCTCTCGACCGATGCCACTCTGCTTGTAACCGCCGGAAGAGGCGTAGGCGCCGCTGTAGCCGCCGTTGACCTGCACCGCGCCGGCGCGGATTCGCTCCGCGATGCTCGTTGCCAGCGCGAGGTCGCCGCCGAACACCTGCCCCGACAAACCAAAGATCGAATCGTTGGCGATCTCGACCGCGTGGCCGAGGTCGCGGTACCCGAGCACGCACACCACCGGACCGAAGATCTCGTCCTGCGCAGCTGGGTTCGAGTTGTCGGGCACGTCGAGCACGGTCGCTTCGAAGAAGTACCCGCGCGGCTGGTCGGCGGGTCGGCGGCCGCCGGCGGCCACGGTGGCACCGGCCTCGACGGCCGCGGCGACGTAGCGCTCGCAGCGCTCGCGCTGCGCAGCCGAGATCAGTGGCCCGACGACGGTCGACGGGTCGCTCGGGTCGCCGACCTTGAGGTTCGACGCGATCGCGGCCGCCTGGGTGACCACCTCGGACTTGCGTTCCTCGGGAACGAGCATCCGGGTGGGCGCGACGCACGCTTGGCCGGCGTGTGCCGCGAACACGCTGACGCATCCCATCGGCGCACGTTCGACGGCGTCGTCGAGGTACAGCTGGACCGACTTCCCGCCCAGCTCGAGCAGCACGCGCTTCACCGTCGGTGCCGCCTGGGCCATGATCGCCTTCCCCACCGTGGTGGAGCCGGTGAAACTGACGCAGTCGACGGCAGGGTGTGACGACAGCAGCTGACCGCCTTCGACACCGCCTTCGACGACGACGTTGAGGACACCGGCAGGCAGCCCGACCGCCTCGGCCGCCTCTCCGATCACGAGCGTGGCGATCGGTGTGAGCGGGCTCGGCCGCACGATGACGGTGCTGCCCGTCAGCAGCGCAGGGACGAACTTCCACAGCGGCGTCTGCAGCGGGAAGTTGTACGCGGCGATCGCGCTGACGACGCCGATCGGCTCGTAACGCATCATGCTCGCCGTTACCCGGTTGCCCAGAATCATCTCTTCCAACGGGCGTTGCGTGAGCTCGACTTCGGGCATGGTGCGGTAGATCTCGCATGCAGCCCGCAGATGGGCGAGCGGCATCCCGACTTGCGCGCCCAGCATCGACGTCGTGGCTCCGGCCTCGGCGGTGAGGGTCGCGCCCAGCTCCTCGGCGCGGCCGGCGAGGTACTCGCCGAGCGCGAGCACGGCGTCGATGCGCTCCTCGCGCCGGAGCCCGCTCCACACGCCGCGGTCGAACGCGCGGCGGGCGGCCAGGACGGCCTCCTCCATCTGCGCGAGCGACAGCGCCTCGACCTGAGCGATGACCTCTTCGGTGTAGGGGTTGTCGACCGCGAGGGGCGCTCCGTCGCCGGGGACGAAGCGCCCGTCGACGTACGACTGGCGGATGTCGGCAATCTTCGAGGGCAGGTCGTTCGAGCGATCCACTTGTGTTCGCATGCGACCCCGCTAGAACGATAGTCTCGGGTTGGCAGACCGTAGCTCTTCCCCGGCGGGCGTGCCAAGGCAGAGGAGGTGACGGTCGCGGTGCCGACACGTCATGCACGGAACGCGGCGATGAGCGAGAACACCGGCGCGCGGTCCGCCGGGTCGACGCAACGGACGAGGCGCACCGGACGGGCGGGGCCTGGGGAGCAGCCGCGGCAGTGGGAAGTCCGGGCCGCGCTGCGGGCGATGGACCGGGTCGGGGACAACGGCGGTCGAAGCATCGCTCACGACATCGTGGACGCGGCGTGGGATCTCATGCTCACGAGCGAGGTCACTGACTTCACGGTGAAGCAGGTCGCCGAACGCGCGAACGTCGCGTTGCAGACGCTCTACCGACACTTCGGCAGCAAGGACGAGCTGCTCCTCGCCATGTTCGAGGAGGCGATCGACCAGGGGTCGAGGGCCTTCATCGCCGAGAGTGCCCGCTATCAACCCGTGGAACGACTGCATCACCTGGTGACGGCACCGTTTCTGTTCACCTACGACGATCGCGCGCAACGTATCAATCGCTGGCGAGCCCGTGAGCGCCAGCGACTCATCGAGGCGTTTCCCCACGAAGTGGAAGCCGTCGTCGAGCCGTATCGCGCCGCGGTCGTCGACGCGATCGTCGCGGTGTGCGATGCCGGCGACGGTTCGTGCGACGATCCCGAGATGGCGGGGACGATCGTGACGCACCTCGTCCAGACGATGACGCTCGCGGTCCACGGCGGGGGCCTCGTCGCGGACTCCGAGGCACTCGCCGAACGAGTGTGGCGACTCTGCTGGCAGGGGCTCGCCATCCGCTGAGCGTCAGCGGTGTGCGCGACGCATCGAGATCTCGATCAGACGGGCAGCTCGAGCGTCGAGCCCCGAGCGATGGGGGCGAAGGCACGCCGAGCCATCGTTCATCCTGACCGCTCAGTGGGCGGCCGCGGCGTGCTCCCGCAGCGCGGGAACGACGTCGCCAAGGAGCCGGTTGACAACCGGTTGGGGGTCGCCACCCGCGGTGGCCGGGCTGAACACGAAGTGCCGCGCCCCCGCGTCGTGGAACGCCCGCAGCTTCGTCGTCACTTCCTCGACGGTCCCCGCGGCCGCGACGCTGTCGACCATGGGAGCGAAGTCCTGGTTGTAGGTGCCGCCCATCGATCGCGCCGCCTCCTCGCGCGCGGTGTCGCCGTCGGGGTTCACGTTGACGAACACGAACACGTACCACTCGAACGCCGACAGGTTGCGGGCGATCTCGGCGGCCGCTTGCTCGACCGTCTCCACCGAAGCGGCGTAGCGACGCGGCGAGTAGAGATACGGGAACCACCCGTCACCCAACGTCGCGGCGCGCCGCATCGCCGGCTCTTGGCGACCGGCCACGACGATCGGCGGACCACCGGCCTGCACCGGCGCGGGATGGATCCGCACGTCCTGCATCGAGTAGTAGCGGCCCTCGTGGGTGATCTCCTCCGCGGTCCAGAGGCGCCGGATCAACGGGATCATCTCGTCGGCGCGGCGGCCGCGTTCGTTCACCGGCACCTGGCAGGCGCGGAACTCCTGCGGGTACTCGCCGCCGACGCCGACGCCGAGGATCACGCGCCCGTTGGTGGCGCGGTCGAGGTCGGCGATCTGTTTGGCGACGAGCGCCGGTGGGTAGAGCGGCAGGAGCAGGATCGACGTGCCGATCGTCACCCGCTCGGTCAGCGCCGCCAGCCGGGCGAGGCCCATCATCGCCTCGGGGCTCGGGTTGCGCGACGCGACGTGCCCGCCGACCCACAGCGAGTCGACGGCTTCCTCGAGCGCAGTGATCCGGCGCGCGTCGCCGCCACCCACCAGCCCGATGCGCACCTCACCACTGCCGGTCGTCGTCAACGGAGCACCTCCGCTCCTCGGGCGCGCTCGTCAGCGACGCCGGCGCCTCGCCATCGCACCTTATCTAGGTGCTGCTATAGCGTTCGCCGCCGTGCAACACACCGCCGTTCCGACGACGCTCGACGCGGTGCTCGACCCGGAGTGGCTCGGCCAGGCGCTCGACGACATCGGCGGCGGTGACCGCATCGTCAGCGTCGAGGAGGTCGACTCCTCGAAGACCCTCGCGACAAAAGTCCGGTTCCGGCTGACGCTCGAGGGCGCCGACGGTGCGCGGCAGACCCGGGCGTACTGCGTGAAGGCGCACCTCGACGGGTCGCCCGGGGCCGACATCCTGTCGGAAGCCCGCTTCTACGGCGAGCTCGCGCCGCGGCTCGACGTGCGCTCGCCGCGGGCCTACTACACGGCCGTCGACGACGCGGCGCAGCAGGCGATCATCATCATGGACGACGTCGTCGCGAACGGCGGTCGCTTCCTGAACGCGCACACGCCCTACTCGCTCGACACCACCCGCGACACCCTCGGCCAGTTGGCGCGCCTGCACGCGGCGACGTGGGGTTGCGACGACGTCGCCGACCTCGACTGGCTCACCCCGCGCGTCGCGTCCATGGCCGACATGTTCCCCATGGACCAACTCCAGTTGCTCCTCGACGACGGACGCGGGCCCGACATCGCGCCGGAGCTGCGCTCGGCGGAGAACGTCGCGGAAGCGATGCGGCGTACCGGCGCGCACGAAGTGACCTGTGTGATCCACGCCGACCCGCACTCGGGAAACTCGTACCTGGATGGGGACGGCCGAGCGTGTTGGCTCGACTGGCAGATCGTGCAGCGCGGCAACTGGGCGACCGACATCAGCTATCACCTGGCGACGGTCCTCGATATCGAGACTCGACGGGCGCACGAGGCCGAGTTGCTCCGTCACTACCTCGGCGAGCTCGAGTCGCTCGGCGCGCCGGCGCCGACGTTTGACGAGGCGTGGGAGCAGTACACGCTCAGCTTCTCGTACGGCTATTTCCTGTGGGTCATCACGCGGATCAGCTCGCGCGCGGTCGTGCTGGTCCACATCCCGCGCCTCGCTGCGGCGCTCACCGACCACGACACCTTCGGTCGCCTCGGCGTGGTCTGACATGTCAACCGAACAGCACGGGGATCGCGGTGGCGCCGCGCTCGTACATCCCGATGAAACGCGGAGGCTCGGCGTCGGGGTCGAGACGAAGGTTGGGGAGCCGGTCGAGCAGCGCGCCGATCCCCACCGCCATCTCGGCGCGTGCGACGTGCATGCCGATGCAGATGTGCGGGCCGCTGCCGAAGGCGAGCGTCGGTTTGGGAGCGCGACGCACGTCGAATTGCTCCGGCCGAACCCAGCGCGCCGGATCGCGGTTGGCCGCGCCGATGCAGAGATGCAGCACCGCGCCACGCGGGAGCTGCACGCCGTGGAAGTCGACGTCGCGGGTGACCCAGCGCGAGAACATGGGATCCGTCGGCATCCACCGCAGCGACTCCTCGATTGCCGACCGCAGCAGTTGCCGGTCTTCCCTGACCGCAGCGAGCACATCGGGTCGCTGCAAGAGCGCGGTGATCGTGATGCCCATCTGCTTCCACGTGGTGCCCGAGCCCGCCGCGAGCAGGAGCATGGCGAACGAGTAGACCTCCGCGTCGGAGAGGCGATGGGTCACGCCATCGTCGTCGGTGTACTCGGCCTCGACGAGCACGCTGATGAGGTCGTCGCGTGGTTTCTCGCGCCGGGCGGCGACGATGGGCTCGAGCATCTCCACGATCTCCATCGGTCGCTGGAGCGACTCCCGGATGACCAATGCCTGCTCGACCGGCACACCGAAGCTGCCGGTGATGGTGAGCACCGGGATCGCCGCCGCGAAGTCGACGTTGAGCTCGGCGCGACCGTCGTCGACGAACCCGTCGATGAGCAGGTGCACCGTGCGCTCGATCCAGTTCGCGATCCACCACTGGGCCTTCGCCGGCACGAACGACGGCTGGACGAGCGAGCGGTATCGACGGTGCCGGGCACCGCCCATCGACAACATGCTGCTCGTCACGCTGATGTCGTCGGCTTCCGGGCCGGCGGCGTCGGGTGACGACGCGAACACCTCATCGTCGCGGTACGCGGTGTCGCAGCTGGCGAAACTGAACGCGGAGAAGTGCGGTCGGTCGGGAAAGGGGAGACCATGGAACGAGGCTGCGCCGGCGTGGCCCGTCAACTCGTGCACCGTGCCTTCGTGCACCGCGGCGCGCGCTCGCAACTGCGCCCACATCGGATAGGGGTCGTCCGTGTAGTCGCCGCCGGAGTGCGCGTTGTAGCTGCTCCGCAGATCGAAGAGCCGGCGAAGCTGCTCGCGGTCGAGCGTCTGCGTGTCGTCCACCTCGCTCATGTCTTCCGCTCCTGGCGGCTGCGCCGCCGGGCCGCTCGGACCCCGCTCGCTGCTCGCCGGGATACCCGCCTCCGCGCGCTCGCTCATCGCGCCACGTAGCCGCCGTCTACCGGGAGAAGGACACCGGTGATGTTCCCCGAGCGATCGGACGCGAGGAACACCGCGGCCTCCGCGCAGTCCTCGGCGGTGATCGGCCTCCCGAGCGGGTGCATGGAACCGACGTGTTCCGCGATCTGCTCGATGCCGCCGGGAGGTGTCTCCATTCCCCCCGCCGCCGCGAAGTTCGTGTAGGGCATGGCCGCGGGGCAGATCGCGTTCACCCGGATGCCGAACGGTGCGCACTCGATCGCCACGGCTTTCGTGAGCTGGTGCACGCCGCCCTTGGTCGCGCCGTACACGGTGCCGCCCCAGCCCACGAGACCGGCGATGGAACCGGTGTTGACGATCACGCCCCCGTCGCCCTGCTGCTTGAACTGGATGACCGCGTGCTTGCACCCGAGGAACACGCCGCGGAGGTTCACCGCGATCAAGCGATCGAAGTCGTCGACGCTGTGCTCCTCGAAGCTCATCCCGAGTCGCGGGGTCGGGATACCGACGTTGTTGAAGACGACGTCGAGCCGTCCGAAGTGCTCGACCGCGGCGGCGATCATGTCGGCGACCTGATCGTCCTGTGAGACGTCACACTCCTGCGCGACGGCGGTGCCGCCGATCGCCTCGACTTGGCGCACCGTCTCCTTCGCCCAGTCGAGCTGGAGATCCGCGACGACAACGCGCGCGCCTTCCTCGGCGAAGCGCAGTGCCGACGCGCGCCCAACGCCGGATCCCGCCCCGGTGATCACCGCGGACTTGCCTTCGAGCAACATTTCCATTCAGCCCCGCTCTTCCTCGGACGTGAGACTCAGCGCGCCGGTCGGACACGCCTCGATTGCGATGCGGACCGCGTCGATCGCGTCCCCCATCGGGTCGATGACGATCGCCTTCGTCGCTTCGTCGTGCGCGAACGTGCCCGGCGCGTAGACGATGCACATCCCGCTTCCCATGCAGAGCTCGCGATCGACGGCGATCTCCCGGGTGCGCTCCTGGTCAGGCATGGTCGACTCGCAGCAGCCCAGCGTGAATTCCGAGCGGCGGTGTCACGCGGGTGTGAAGACGAGCGGCAGTGGGTCGACGCAGCGGACGACAGCGGTGTTGAGGTAGCCGGGTGTTCGGTTCGGGTCGAGCCAATAGTCGGGGATGCGACGGTGCAGCGCCTCCAACGCGACGCGGAGTTCGAGTCGTGCCAGGTGGGAGCCGAGACACCGGTGGAAGCCGCTCGCGAAGGCGATGTGGCGGTTGTTGGGTCGCGCGAAGTCGACGCTGGTCGGCTCCGGGAACGTGTCGGGGTCCATGTTGGCGGCGGCCCACACGACGCGCATCTCGTCCCCGGCCTTCACCTCGACACCGTCGATCTCGAAGTCGACGGTCGCGTGGCGGCTGCCGGCCACGACGGGTGTGTGTACGCGCATCAGCTCTTCGATCGCCGCCGGAAGCAGCGACGGATCAGCCACGAGGCGGTCACGTTCCGCCGGATGGCGGGCCAGCCAGTCGACCATGCACGAGAGTGACGCCGTGACGGTGTCGAGGCCGGCGAGCACGAGCAAAAACGTGATGTCGATGACGTCCTCGTGCGTCAGGCTGTGCCCGTCGACCTCAGCCGTGAGGAACCCGCCAATCAGGTCGTCCTGCTGCTCGCCGGACGCCTCGCGGCGATCGAGCTCGGCGTCGAGGTACTCGATGAGCTTTGGCCCCGCCGCCGCAAGGTGCTCCTCGTCCGTCGGGCGGATGATGCCGTTCTTCACCCAGAGCAGGAACGGCACGTCGTCGAGCGGCAGGCCGAGCTGGCTCAGGAAGATCTGGCTGGGGAGCGGCTCGCAGAAGGCCGCGAAGAAGTCGACTTCTCCGTCGGCGGCGAACGCGTCGATCAGCCCCTCCGCGAGGTTCCGGATTACCGGTTCGAGGCGGGCGACCTGCTTGGGAGCGAACAGCGGGTCGAGCAGCTTGCGGTACTTGGTGTGTTGCTCTCCGTCGAGCATCAACGGGATCAGCGGCCGGCCGGCGCCCAAGGCCATCGACACGATCGCCACTGCGTCCGGATCAATCGAGTGGACGTCGCGGCGCTTGGTCACCGCGACGACGTCCTCGAAGCGCGTCAGCTCCAAGGCGCCATCGCGCTTGGTGGCCGGTGTGCCATGGTGGATGGCGGCGACCCGCTCGTAGGTGTCGACCACGCCGTCGACGAATGCGCCGTCGCGGCCACCGTCGGCGACTGCACTCGCGGAGTCCGCCATTACGCTGAAACTACACCGTTTCGCTTCGTTGCTCGTCGAGGGGAGCACTTATGCCTTCTGCACGTGATGCGAAAGAGTGGGCCGCCTCGGGTGGTCTCCATGGCATCGGCAACTCGCTGTACACGCCCTTCAGCGGCACCGACGGCGACGACATCGACTTCGCCGCCTACCGCGCGCTGGTTCGGTACTGCGTCGGTGATCTCGGGCACGCCATGCTCTGGCTCACGAGCGGGATCGCCGAGTGGTGGTCACTCACCATCGACGAACGGAAGCAGCTGCTCGAGGTGGCGGTGGAGGAGGCGCGCGCGATCGCGCCGGACACGGTGATCCAGGCGTGCACGAGCGCCACGTCGGCCAAGGACTGTCTCGAGTTGACCGAGCACGCCGAGTCCCACGGCGCCGACATCTGCTACCTGCAGACGCCGCCGATGGAGGTTCACGGGGGAGAGGGCGTGCTCCGCTTCTTCCAGTACGTCGCCGACCGCACCGACATCGCCCTCGGCCTGTTCAACTCGGGGTCGTCGGGCTACGCCCTCACCCCGGAAGAAGTCGCGCAGATCACGAACGAGATCCCGGCGGTGTGCGCGATGAAGGAAGGGATGATGGAACCTTGGCGGAGCAAGGCTGCGCATGCGCTCGCTCCCGAGCTCGTCATCTGGGAGTGCGACACCATCGTGTACAAGGCGGGATGGTTGCAGCAGGGGATCGTCGGGCCCGCGCAACTCGGCACCGCCGGCTACTTCTACGAGACGCCCGAGAAGCCGATGCTCACCAACTACTGGACCATGGTCTGGGAGGGTCGACTCGCCGAAGCCATCGAGTACGCCCAGGAGACGGGCCTCGACCGCATCAGTGAGGAAGTGGGCGGGTGGTTCACCCGCTACCCCGGACGGCCCGACTACTTCACGCACTGGGGCGAAGGGTTCCGGTACGCGGCGTCCGTCATCGGGCTCCCCGTTGGTGACTACCCGCACTCGCGCCCCCCGCAGGGCATCCTGCCCGAGGCCGCCAAGGAGCAGATCCGCAAGGCGTTCGAGAATGCGGGGTTCGCCAAGCAGCTCACCGACGCGTAGCGGCTCGGTGTCGGTGTTTGCGGACGTCCGCGTCCTCGACTTCTCGAACAACTGCGCGGCCGCAATGGCTGCCATGCATCTCGGTGATCTTGGTGCCGAGGTGATCAAGGTCGATCCAGCGGCTCGAGCGCGCGGCCGCGACGAGCCGGGCTATCTGGCCTGGAATCGCAACAAGCGGCGTGTGGCGCTGGATCTGATGACGCCCGCGGATCTCGGTGTCGCAAAGCGCCTGGTTGCCGACGCGGACGTTGCGATGTTCGATGCGGCGCCGGGCGTGCTCGAGTCGCTCGGTCTCGACGGTGTCGCCTTGACGCGGCAGCACGAACGGCTGATCCACGCCTGGGCGCCGCCCTACGGCGAGACGGGCCGCTGGAGCGCGTTGCCCGCGTCACACAACGTGCTCACCGCGCTGACCGGAATATCGTCGGGACAAGCGTCGTATTCCGGCGCGCCCGTCCACCTCGTCGCGCCGCTGGCCTACTACGGCCAGGCCAATTGCATGGCTACCGCGATCGGCGCGGCATTGTTCGAACGCGTTCGCTCGGGACTCGGGCAAAGCGTCGTCGTCAGCGGGCTGCACGGCGCCGCGCAGGTCTTGCCGTCAACACGGTTCGAGCACGAGCAGACTTCGATCTGGAGAGCGCCCCTCGGCGGCGCGCCGAACTACCGCCTGTATCAATGCGCGGACGGTGAATGGTTCTTCCTCGGCGCGCTGTTCGAAGTCCTCTACGTGCGGGCTCTGGAGGCGACCGGCGTGCTCGCCGATGTGTTGTCGGATCCACAGTTCGCCGGCGATCTGAGCGCCGCGTTGGTCGCGCCGGGCGCCCAGGTCACGATGCGAAAGCTCGAAGCGGCGTTTCGCTCGAGGGCGCGCGCGGAGTGGCTCGCAGTTCTCGGTGCGGTCGACGTGCCGTGCGGACCGGTGCGCACACGCGAGGAGTGGTTTGCCGGCGAGACCATCGCCGCGAACGACATGCGCCTCGAACTGGAACATGCGGAGCTCGGCACGGTGGAGATGCCTGGCGTCTCGCTCCGGATGAGTGGGACCCCGGCGGTCACGCCGCGTCTCGCGGAAGACGTCCCGGTGTCACGGGTTGTGCCGCCCCATACGACTGCTGCACGTCAGGGAACGGTGCTTGACGAACCGCCGCTCGCGGGTGTGAAGGTGCTGGATCTCGGCGCCGTGATCGCGGGCGCGTACGCCGGGACCATGTTGGCCTACTTCGGTGCCGATGTCGTGAAGATCGAGACGGCGAACGGGGATCCGTTTCGCTCGTACCGCTCGGGCTTCTGTGTCTACAACCGGGGAAAGCGGGGACTCGTCCTCGACCTGAAGCAACCCGACGCAAAGGAGGTGTTCCTCGAATTGGTCGCGCAGGCTGACGTCGTGCTCGACAACTCTCGACTCGGCGTGCGCGAACGGCTTGGGATCTCGTACGAGAGCTTGCGCGAGGTCAATCCGCGCATCATCTCGCTGTCGATCACTGGTTACGGCACGAACGGTCCACAAGCATCGATGCCCGGCTTTGATCCGCTCCTCCAGGCGCAGAGCGGCTTGATGCAAGCCCAGGGCGGCTACGGGGGCGAACCGGTTTTCCACGGCATCCCGGTGAACGATGTCGGCAGCGCCGCGATGTCGGCGTTCGCCATCGTCGGTGCGCTCTTCGCGCGTGCGCGAACCGGCGTGGGCCAGGACATCCAGACCAGCTTGGCGAGCCAGAGCGTGTTGCTGCAGATCGGCGCGCTCACCTCGTACCCCGGAGCACGCGAGCCGGCAATGGGCGCGCGCGACTGCATCGGTGCCAGCGCGCTCGAGCGCTACTACGAATGTGCCGACGGATGGATCGCCGTCGCGTGCGCCACGGCACCGCGTGCTGCGGCATTGTTCGATGCGCTCGGGTTGCGGGCCGAAGGTGCCGAGGGGGCGCTCGCCGAACCGCGCGAGGGTGGACTTGCGTCTCTGATCGCCGACGCGCTGAAGCCGCTGTCGGTCGACGATGCGCTCATGCGACTCAGTGACGCTGGCGCGTCGGCCGCTCCAGTCGTCACGGTCGACCAGACCTACACGGATGCGTTCCTCGAAGAGCACAACTACTACGACTCTTATGTCGACCCGACCTTCGGCCCCGGGCGCGGTATTGCCGGCTTCGCCAGGTTCGAGCGCACGAAGACGAGGTTTCGACGCGCGGCGCCGACCCTTGGTCAACACAGCATCGACGTGCTGCGCGAGTTCGGTGTCTCGCAAGCGCGCATCGATTCCTTGCTCCGATCGGGGGCTGTCGTCCAGGACATGCCATAGGAACTGCGCTTACGAGCCTGGTGTGATCCCGGTGATGTCGCTGAAGAGGGTGCGGAACGTGTCGCTGAACGTCGTGCGGCACGGACCGGTGATGGAGCGGCGTCGCGTCGGGTCGGCTCTCGCGCCGGCGGGGCTACCCAGTACGGGCTCGACGACGAGCTTCGCGTCGCGCCCGGACCATGCGGCCGCTTCCTGCATCCATTCCTGCACGGTTGTCACGTCATCTCCGCACCAGTTGGTGACGTGCGCAGGGGTGCTCGCCGCCTCCAGGAGCGGTTCGAGCATCCACTTCATGTCGTCGATGTGGATGGGTGAGTGTGGCGTCGGGTCCGACGGTGCGACCATCGCCCGGCCATTCATGACCGCGTCGATGTGCATCGCGGGGAACGAGCCGGGAAGGCCGGTGAGC from the Acidimicrobiia bacterium genome contains:
- a CDS encoding CoA transferase; translated protein: MTVAGPSVPVFEGVRVVELAQFVFVPACGALLADWGADVIKIEHPVTGDGYRGLVSQGILRLSASGVNQSMEMHNRGKRSIGLDVASAEGRDLLLRLVETADVFTTNFLPSTLAKLRLGVDDLRAVNPKIIYARGHGHGVRGPDADQPAYDATAYWARGGLGATLTPPSVERPINQRGGFGDRNGAVQLAFGIAGALYRRERSGEPSVVDVSLLATAVWTLASDVLSALQGNFAAAPVAGQAARMSPNPLSNTYETKDGRFLSLLLLQPDRHWADLARAIDRTDLLEDPRFTTGAAILEHPAEMVDILEPLFKSRTLAEWREAFSGARFPWAPYAQVPEVIEDPQVVANGYLVEVEHDGGNFRVPAGAVQFDEQPASLRRGPEQGEHTELLLLELGFDWDDIVKLKGNGVVT
- a CDS encoding aldehyde dehydrogenase family protein, whose amino-acid sequence is MRTQVDRSNDLPSKIADIRQSYVDGRFVPGDGAPLAVDNPYTEEVIAQVEALSLAQMEEAVLAARRAFDRGVWSGLRREERIDAVLALGEYLAGRAEELGATLTAEAGATTSMLGAQVGMPLAHLRAACEIYRTMPEVELTQRPLEEMILGNRVTASMMRYEPIGVVSAIAAYNFPLQTPLWKFVPALLTGSTVIVRPSPLTPIATLVIGEAAEAVGLPAGVLNVVVEGGVEGGQLLSSHPAVDCVSFTGSTTVGKAIMAQAAPTVKRVLLELGGKSVQLYLDDAVERAPMGCVSVFAAHAGQACVAPTRMLVPEERKSEVVTQAAAIASNLKVGDPSDPSTVVGPLISAAQRERCERYVAAAVEAGATVAAGGRRPADQPRGYFFEATVLDVPDNSNPAAQDEIFGPVVCVLGYRDLGHAVEIANDSIFGLSGQVFGGDLALATSIAERIRAGAVQVNGGYSGAYASSGGYKQSGIGRERGVEGIRSFQQVKHLAVGNP
- a CDS encoding TetR/AcrR family transcriptional regulator yields the protein MSENTGARSAGSTQRTRRTGRAGPGEQPRQWEVRAALRAMDRVGDNGGRSIAHDIVDAAWDLMLTSEVTDFTVKQVAERANVALQTLYRHFGSKDELLLAMFEEAIDQGSRAFIAESARYQPVERLHHLVTAPFLFTYDDRAQRINRWRARERQRLIEAFPHEVEAVVEPYRAAVVDAIVAVCDAGDGSCDDPEMAGTIVTHLVQTMTLAVHGGGLVADSEALAERVWRLCWQGLAIR
- a CDS encoding TIGR03619 family F420-dependent LLM class oxidoreductase: MTTTGSGEVRIGLVGGGDARRITALEEAVDSLWVGGHVASRNPSPEAMMGLARLAALTERVTIGTSILLLPLYPPALVAKQIADLDRATNGRVILGVGVGGEYPQEFRACQVPVNERGRRADEMIPLIRRLWTAEEITHEGRYYSMQDVRIHPAPVQAGGPPIVVAGRQEPAMRRAATLGDGWFPYLYSPRRYAASVETVEQAAAEIARNLSAFEWYVFVFVNVNPDGDTAREEAARSMGGTYNQDFAPMVDSVAAAGTVEEVTTKLRAFHDAGARHFVFSPATAGGDPQPVVNRLLGDVVPALREHAAAAH
- a CDS encoding phosphotransferase; this translates as MQHTAVPTTLDAVLDPEWLGQALDDIGGGDRIVSVEEVDSSKTLATKVRFRLTLEGADGARQTRAYCVKAHLDGSPGADILSEARFYGELAPRLDVRSPRAYYTAVDDAAQQAIIIMDDVVANGGRFLNAHTPYSLDTTRDTLGQLARLHAATWGCDDVADLDWLTPRVASMADMFPMDQLQLLLDDGRGPDIAPELRSAENVAEAMRRTGAHEVTCVIHADPHSGNSYLDGDGRACWLDWQIVQRGNWATDISYHLATVLDIETRRAHEAELLRHYLGELESLGAPAPTFDEAWEQYTLSFSYGYFLWVITRISSRAVVLVHIPRLAAALTDHDTFGRLGVV
- a CDS encoding cytochrome P450 → MSEVDDTQTLDREQLRRLFDLRSSYNAHSGGDYTDDPYPMWAQLRARAAVHEGTVHELTGHAGAASFHGLPFPDRPHFSAFSFASCDTAYRDDEVFASSPDAAGPEADDISVTSSMLSMGGARHRRYRSLVQPSFVPAKAQWWIANWIERTVHLLIDGFVDDGRAELNVDFAAAIPVLTITGSFGVPVEQALVIRESLQRPMEIVEMLEPIVAARREKPRDDLISVLVEAEYTDDDGVTHRLSDAEVYSFAMLLLAAGSGTTWKQMGITITALLQRPDVLAAVREDRQLLRSAIEESLRWMPTDPMFSRWVTRDVDFHGVQLPRGAVLHLCIGAANRDPARWVRPEQFDVRRAPKPTLAFGSGPHICIGMHVARAEMAVGIGALLDRLPNLRLDPDAEPPRFIGMYERGATAIPVLFG